From the genome of Solidesulfovibrio carbinolicus, one region includes:
- a CDS encoding UDP-N-acetylmuramoyl-L-alanyl-D-glutamate--2,6-diaminopimelate ligase, producing the protein MMTLHDNAAFQGLLDAVRQGGVDVAADSRKATPGGVFVAMAGSKDDGARYVVDALEKGVAFVVAAPGQDLPAGATARLVAVDDPQAALGALAAARFGTETMAMPVVAVTGTNGKTTVSYLIERLAQAAGHTVGVLGTVAYRWPGVVHDATLTTPDCLAIHENLAAMARSGCTLAVMEASSHALDQDRLAGLSFAAAAFTNLTQDHLDYHKDMAVYFEAKAKLFRRYLARPETAVLNFDDAWGLKLLREFPQAIGYGLTVPPTGFARLLSGHIQHHGREGQELVAAYGDDSYAVATPLPGRHNAQNVLAACGLALALGWPVETFAALADCHGAPGRLERISNPSGRAVFVDYAHTPDALENVLSAAREFTAGRLFVVFGCGGNRDRAKRPLMGAAVARLADVAVLTSDNPRHEDPLAIIEDVKPGLKKARRAILEPDRRRAIELALSEMRPEDVLVVAGKGHETYQQIGDVKHPFSDAVVVRELTGCA; encoded by the coding sequence ATGATGACGTTGCACGACAATGCTGCATTCCAGGGCCTCCTTGACGCTGTGCGCCAGGGAGGCGTCGACGTTGCCGCCGACTCCCGCAAGGCGACCCCTGGCGGGGTCTTCGTGGCCATGGCCGGCTCCAAGGATGACGGTGCGCGCTACGTGGTCGATGCTCTGGAAAAAGGCGTCGCCTTCGTCGTGGCCGCACCGGGCCAGGATCTGCCGGCCGGGGCCACGGCCCGACTCGTGGCCGTGGACGATCCCCAGGCCGCCCTGGGCGCCTTGGCTGCCGCCCGCTTCGGCACGGAAACCATGGCCATGCCCGTGGTCGCCGTCACCGGCACCAACGGCAAGACCACCGTGAGCTATCTGATCGAGCGTCTGGCCCAGGCCGCCGGACATACGGTCGGGGTCCTGGGCACCGTGGCCTACCGCTGGCCCGGCGTGGTCCACGACGCCACGCTCACCACCCCGGACTGCCTGGCCATCCACGAAAATCTCGCCGCCATGGCCCGCTCCGGCTGCACCCTGGCCGTCATGGAGGCTTCCTCCCACGCCCTGGACCAGGACCGGCTGGCCGGCCTGTCCTTTGCCGCCGCCGCCTTCACCAATCTTACCCAGGACCATCTGGACTACCACAAGGACATGGCCGTCTATTTCGAGGCCAAGGCCAAGCTCTTCCGTCGCTATCTGGCCCGGCCCGAGACGGCGGTCCTCAATTTTGACGACGCCTGGGGCCTGAAACTCCTGCGCGAGTTCCCCCAGGCCATCGGCTACGGCCTCACCGTGCCGCCCACGGGCTTTGCCCGGCTGCTCTCCGGCCACATCCAGCACCACGGCCGGGAGGGCCAGGAGCTGGTGGCCGCTTATGGCGACGACAGCTACGCCGTGGCCACGCCCTTGCCCGGCCGCCACAACGCCCAAAACGTCCTGGCCGCCTGCGGCCTGGCCCTGGCCCTGGGCTGGCCGGTGGAGACCTTCGCCGCCCTGGCCGACTGCCACGGCGCGCCGGGCCGGCTGGAGCGCATCTCCAATCCTTCCGGCCGCGCGGTTTTCGTGGACTACGCCCACACCCCCGACGCCCTGGAAAACGTGCTGTCCGCCGCCCGGGAGTTCACCGCCGGCCGGCTGTTCGTGGTCTTTGGCTGCGGCGGCAACCGCGACCGGGCCAAGCGTCCGCTCATGGGCGCGGCCGTGGCCCGGCTGGCCGACGTGGCTGTGCTCACCTCCGACAATCCGCGCCACGAAGATCCCCTGGCCATCATTGAGGACGTCAAGCCGGGCCTCAAAAAAGCTCGTCGGGCCATCCTCGAACCCGACCGTCGTCGGGCCATCGAGCTGGCCCTTTCGGAAATGCGGCCCGAGGACGTGCTGGTCGTTGCCGGCAAGGGACACGAAACCTATCAGCAGATCGGCGACGTCAAACATCCGTTTTCCGATGCCGTCGTCGTGAGGGAGCTGACCGGATGCGCCTGA
- a CDS encoding PhoU domain-containing protein, with product MRILEGIEENFRFMVLEVSKQVASTLNVVERPDQECIKRIESRDDYIDNLKSVIENACWGRIHGSTDRNKRTLDLVRAANIININLERIADYAVNIVSQMQYLTEPAFIKRYDYRAPFVDVDKALGLVFQALTRQDVKLALRICRAEFALDDHFKKAFDAILGDLRQGESPENAISCFNIFRYLERMGDALLNIGEAVIFAALGEKLKIHQYQALQDTLELGEETPITPGDFHSIWGTRSGCRIGRVQEGHGARSKGVLFKEGNADKLAKEKENIERWQRLSPGLAPSIQAFQTDGDSASMLLEYLGGCNVQEVVLTADREIVENACFLVTQTVGGLWEQTLVRRPVAADAMAQLRARLDDVFGLHPHLAFGPMDIGGQAVAGLDALLGAAQAAEKTLAAPFAVLLHGDFNLNNIVYDHTAQRIHYIDLHRSREGDYAQDTAVFLASNFRLPFFDRKSRGQLELAMRRFLEFARGFAAEQGDETFEARLTFAVARALATSARFEMKASFARELFQRGVYLLERAAGHAGRPWEALAFPDAVLTY from the coding sequence ATGCGCATTCTGGAAGGCATTGAAGAGAATTTTCGCTTCATGGTCCTGGAGGTCTCCAAACAGGTGGCCAGCACGCTCAATGTGGTGGAGCGGCCGGACCAGGAGTGCATCAAGCGTATCGAAAGTCGTGACGACTATATCGACAATCTCAAGAGCGTCATCGAGAACGCCTGCTGGGGTCGCATCCACGGTTCCACCGACCGCAACAAGCGCACGCTCGATCTCGTTCGCGCCGCCAACATCATCAACATCAATCTGGAGCGCATCGCGGACTACGCCGTCAACATCGTCTCGCAGATGCAGTATTTGACCGAACCAGCGTTTATCAAACGCTACGACTACCGCGCCCCCTTCGTGGACGTGGACAAGGCCCTGGGGCTGGTCTTTCAGGCGCTCACCCGCCAGGACGTGAAGCTGGCCCTGCGCATCTGCCGGGCTGAGTTCGCCCTGGATGACCATTTCAAGAAAGCCTTCGACGCCATTTTGGGGGATCTGCGCCAGGGCGAGTCCCCGGAAAACGCCATCTCTTGCTTCAATATTTTCCGCTATCTCGAACGCATGGGCGACGCCCTGCTCAACATCGGCGAGGCCGTCATTTTCGCGGCCCTGGGCGAGAAACTCAAGATCCACCAGTACCAGGCCCTGCAGGATACCCTGGAGCTGGGCGAGGAAACGCCGATCACCCCAGGGGATTTCCATTCCATCTGGGGCACCCGGTCAGGCTGCCGCATCGGCCGGGTCCAGGAGGGCCACGGGGCGCGTTCCAAGGGCGTGCTTTTTAAGGAAGGCAATGCCGACAAGCTGGCCAAGGAAAAAGAGAACATCGAGCGCTGGCAGCGCCTGTCGCCTGGTCTTGCCCCGAGCATCCAGGCATTTCAGACCGACGGCGATTCGGCCTCCATGCTCCTGGAGTACCTGGGCGGCTGCAACGTCCAGGAAGTGGTGCTGACAGCCGACCGGGAGATCGTGGAAAACGCCTGCTTCCTGGTCACCCAGACGGTGGGGGGACTGTGGGAGCAAACCCTTGTCCGCCGGCCCGTCGCGGCCGACGCCATGGCCCAGTTGCGCGCCCGCCTGGACGACGTGTTCGGGCTGCACCCCCACCTCGCCTTCGGCCCCATGGACATCGGCGGTCAGGCCGTCGCCGGCCTGGACGCCCTGCTCGGGGCGGCCCAGGCGGCCGAGAAGACCCTGGCCGCGCCGTTTGCCGTGCTGCTCCACGGCGATTTCAACCTCAACAACATCGTCTACGACCACACCGCCCAGCGCATCCACTATATTGATCTGCACCGCTCCCGTGAGGGCGACTACGCCCAGGACACGGCGGTGTTTCTGGCCTCCAATTTCCGGCTGCCCTTTTTCGACCGCAAATCGCGCGGCCAGTTGGAGCTGGCCATGCGGCGTTTCCTGGAATTCGCCCGGGGATTTGCCGCCGAGCAGGGGGACGAGACCTTCGAGGCCCGCCTGACCTTTGCCGTGGCCCGGGCCCTGGCCACCTCGGCCCGGTTCGAGATGAAGGCGTCCTTTGCCCGGGAGCTGTTCCAGCGCGGCGTCTATCTTCTGGAGCGCGCGGCCGGCCATGCCGGCCGTCCCTGGGAGGCGCTCGCCTTCCCGGACGCGGTGCTGACCTACTGA
- a CDS encoding amphi-Trp domain-containing protein: MDKETHFKYESTQDADTLRRYLEAITAGFAAGELRLGSREGEVVLHPSGMLGFLVEAKSTGGRMKLHLKFSWRETSAEDAEDDALTIAPGGQS, from the coding sequence GTGGATAAGGAAACGCATTTCAAATACGAATCCACCCAGGACGCCGACACCCTGCGGCGCTATCTCGAAGCCATCACCGCCGGATTCGCCGCCGGCGAACTGCGCCTGGGCAGCCGCGAAGGCGAGGTGGTGCTGCATCCCTCGGGCATGCTCGGCTTTCTGGTCGAGGCCAAGTCCACGGGCGGGCGCATGAAGCTGCACCTCAAGTTTTCCTGGCGCGAAACCTCGGCCGAGGACGCCGAGGACGACGCCCTGACCATCGCCCCGGGCGGTCAGTCCTGA
- the rsmH gene encoding 16S rRNA (cytosine(1402)-N(4))-methyltransferase RsmH — MEGQPIHKPVLLREVIELLGIRPGMKILDATVGLGGHSRGMLEAAGGEGQVLGLDRDREALSEAGRRLAPYGDRVRLVRTRSSRFPAVLAEAGWEKVDAALLDAGMSSLQLDDPERGFGFLHDGPLDMRMGVEDGGETAEGLVNLASYARLCEIIREYGEDPQAGRIARAIVSAREKDAITTTARLAEVVWQAYPAKWRATARQHPATRTFQALRMAVNEELAELEAFLKAIPDHLAPGGRVAVISFHSLEDRLVKRAFRAEATDCICPREQVVCVCGHRARLRILTKKPVMAGEEEVRDNSRARSAKLRVAERLPNAGADVAG, encoded by the coding sequence ATGGAAGGGCAGCCGATTCACAAACCGGTCCTTTTACGGGAAGTCATCGAACTCCTCGGCATTCGGCCGGGGATGAAAATTCTGGACGCCACGGTCGGGCTAGGTGGGCATTCTAGGGGGATGCTCGAAGCCGCCGGGGGAGAGGGGCAGGTGCTTGGCCTCGACAGGGACAGGGAGGCCCTGTCGGAAGCCGGGCGACGGCTTGCCCCCTACGGCGACCGGGTGCGCCTTGTGCGCACCCGGTCCAGCCGGTTCCCGGCCGTCCTGGCCGAGGCGGGGTGGGAGAAGGTCGACGCTGCGCTGCTGGACGCGGGGATGTCCTCGTTGCAGCTCGACGACCCGGAGCGCGGCTTCGGGTTTTTGCACGACGGCCCCCTGGATATGCGTATGGGGGTCGAGGACGGCGGCGAGACCGCCGAAGGGCTGGTCAATCTGGCCTCGTACGCCCGGCTTTGCGAGATCATCCGCGAATACGGCGAGGATCCGCAGGCCGGGCGTATAGCCCGAGCCATCGTCAGCGCCCGGGAAAAGGATGCCATCACCACCACGGCCCGTCTGGCCGAGGTGGTCTGGCAGGCCTATCCGGCCAAATGGCGGGCCACGGCCCGCCAGCACCCGGCCACGCGGACCTTTCAGGCCCTGCGCATGGCCGTCAACGAGGAATTGGCGGAACTGGAGGCTTTTCTCAAAGCCATTCCGGACCACCTGGCCCCTGGGGGCCGGGTGGCCGTCATTTCGTTCCATTCCCTGGAGGACCGGCTGGTCAAGCGCGCCTTTCGCGCCGAGGCCACGGACTGCATTTGTCCCAGGGAGCAGGTGGTGTGCGTGTGCGGGCACCGGGCCAGGTTGCGCATCCTGACCAAAAAGCCCGTCATGGCCGGGGAAGAGGAAGTGCGGGACAACTCCAGGGCGCGCAGCGCCAAACTGCGGGTTGCCGAGCGGCTGCCGAATGCAGGAGCGGACGTCGCCGGGTAA
- a CDS encoding HD-GYP domain-containing protein yields the protein MRDRATLEIPAGLEEEYYQINPDILQSFNKLRPPLNIYRFLENVSRITPYYKVGDRLSKEQAQELADLVAEGVIFVSRADHAVYVKHISYQLDLVLLDKHLTESEIADIFQIALTRRMEAFFDQPVRLVYDKVREDVLVLTEYVWEDFHRTRALAKRLHTTHCLANHAVNCGLLGLHLFLAGQSDGFRDQKNARHILDRSLLGIFLHDLGMTRVPAMIRDKTKPLLPDEMQKIKGHTMAGYEMLTRIDIKFPEMERCVSEHHERLDCSGYPQKIGVGTISELGLLTGVVDSFCAMIVKRPYAPAMEQLAAAKKLYEDAKRYPADVVKRLIAFLAGGK from the coding sequence ATGCGCGACAGGGCGACCTTGGAAATTCCGGCGGGGCTTGAGGAAGAGTATTATCAAATCAATCCCGATATCCTGCAAAGCTTCAACAAGCTGCGGCCGCCGCTGAACATTTACCGTTTCCTGGAAAACGTGTCCCGCATTACGCCCTATTACAAGGTCGGCGACCGTCTTTCCAAGGAACAGGCCCAAGAGTTGGCCGATCTGGTGGCCGAAGGCGTCATCTTCGTGTCCCGGGCCGACCACGCGGTCTACGTCAAGCACATCAGCTACCAGCTCGATCTGGTGCTGCTGGATAAGCATCTCACCGAATCGGAGATCGCCGACATCTTCCAGATCGCCCTGACCCGGCGCATGGAAGCCTTTTTCGACCAGCCGGTGCGGCTGGTCTACGACAAGGTGCGCGAGGACGTGCTGGTGCTCACCGAGTACGTCTGGGAGGATTTCCACCGCACCCGCGCCCTGGCCAAGCGGCTGCACACGACCCACTGCCTGGCCAACCACGCCGTCAACTGCGGGCTGCTGGGCCTGCATCTCTTCCTGGCCGGCCAGTCGGACGGCTTTCGGGACCAGAAAAACGCCCGCCACATCCTTGACCGCTCCCTGCTCGGCATCTTTCTCCACGACCTGGGCATGACCCGGGTGCCGGCCATGATCCGGGACAAGACCAAGCCGCTTTTGCCTGACGAGATGCAAAAAATTAAAGGCCACACCATGGCCGGCTACGAGATGCTTACCCGCATCGACATCAAGTTTCCGGAAATGGAGCGGTGCGTGTCGGAACACCACGAGCGGCTGGACTGCTCGGGCTACCCGCAAAAGATCGGGGTGGGAACAATTTCGGAACTGGGGCTGTTGACCGGGGTGGTGGATTCGTTTTGCGCCATGATCGTCAAGCGGCCCTACGCCCCGGCCATGGAGCAGCTGGCCGCCGCCAAAAAGCTGTACGAAGACGCCAAGCGCTATCCGGCCGACGTGGTCAAACGGCTCATCGCCTTCCTGGCCGGCGGCAAATAG
- the mraZ gene encoding division/cell wall cluster transcriptional repressor MraZ, whose product MFRGHSNRSLDPKGRLMLPPEFREEIFRLVPDGRVMLTNNFDGAISGYPMPEWEAVEASFRAGNTLMPGFRDIERFFIAGATEVTVDKQGRILIPPYLRTYAGLDKEMVLAGVGTKFEIWDQGRFEERLRQTAANFNAHMEAMAASGVSLRF is encoded by the coding sequence GTGTTCCGGGGACATTCCAATCGCAGCCTCGACCCCAAGGGTCGCCTGATGCTCCCGCCCGAATTTCGGGAGGAGATTTTTCGTCTTGTCCCCGATGGCCGCGTGATGCTCACCAACAACTTCGACGGGGCCATCTCCGGCTACCCCATGCCCGAGTGGGAGGCCGTGGAAGCGAGCTTTCGGGCTGGCAACACGCTGATGCCCGGCTTTCGGGACATCGAACGGTTTTTCATCGCCGGGGCCACGGAAGTGACCGTGGACAAGCAGGGGCGCATCCTCATCCCGCCCTACCTGCGGACTTACGCGGGGCTGGACAAGGAAATGGTGCTGGCCGGGGTGGGAACGAAGTTCGAAATCTGGGACCAGGGCCGCTTCGAGGAGCGCTTGCGCCAGACCGCCGCCAACTTCAACGCGCATATGGAAGCCATGGCCGCTTCCGGCGTTTCGTTGCGGTTCTAG
- a CDS encoding GAK system XXXCH domain-containing protein, with translation MHGSRKRRIEKTLPRDEVPRALAEVVARAGEGLLVIDGEAVELADCASFKISVRHGGPTSQLKVTLRYPEAPGLLGGDSPAKDRPDEPVPHGLPRYKGLKKRMKSTFRAIRDALLAGAAPDAGVAASFVADSRLMTRYPGKGDAYYAAYDAEVDRFEQAQAAGDVAALTASAAALDRLKKECHSRHA, from the coding sequence ATGCACGGATCGCGCAAACGCCGAATCGAAAAGACCCTGCCCCGAGACGAGGTCCCGCGCGCCCTGGCCGAAGTCGTGGCCCGGGCCGGAGAAGGCTTGCTCGTCATCGACGGGGAAGCCGTCGAACTGGCCGACTGCGCCAGCTTCAAGATTTCCGTCCGCCACGGCGGCCCTACCTCCCAACTCAAGGTGACCCTGCGCTATCCCGAGGCCCCGGGCCTCCTGGGCGGCGACTCGCCGGCCAAGGACCGCCCGGATGAGCCCGTCCCGCACGGCCTGCCGCGCTACAAGGGCCTCAAAAAACGCATGAAGTCCACCTTCCGGGCCATCCGCGACGCCTTGCTGGCCGGCGCGGCCCCGGATGCGGGCGTGGCCGCTTCGTTCGTCGCCGACTCGCGCCTCATGACCCGCTATCCCGGCAAGGGCGACGCCTACTACGCCGCCTATGACGCCGAGGTGGACCGCTTCGAGCAGGCCCAGGCCGCCGGCGACGTCGCCGCCCTGACCGCCTCGGCCGCCGCCCTTGATCGCCTGAAAAAGGAGTGTCACAGCCGCCATGCCTGA
- a CDS encoding penicillin-binding protein — translation MRRTPKDQRQHATVRDWSRVKLTCVGVFFALAWLALWSRAGYLQIVAGPELAQQAVRQHVASEVDKGARGEIYDRTGRLLAKSVEIEALFVRPKEIVDVDKTAAFLAKVLHMKEQRVKKKLQSPSSMAYLSWRVGDRTAAKIREANLPGVYFNKEFGRFYPNGHLASQVMGFVGVGDVGLEGMEKSFDARLTGRQAKYVVQRDAAGRRFFFDSQGRELADINGHDVRLTIDSQIQFFAEEELEKAVVNNNAKSGTCLVVHVPTGDILAMANYPFFNPNVGRGISPRVARNHAALDVWEPGSTMKPLLVAAALQERTVKPTSTFNCENGKFGLAGKVIKDTHSYGVLPVNMILRVSSNIGAAKIGLQLGSPRLHAYFEKLGFGRPTGLPISGEGKGLLRPLKNWSVLDLATCSFGQGVAVTPVQMAQAFLILANDGVYKPLRLVADPDEANPQRQPYRVFDADVARAVQRMMREVVHEEHGTGRNALIPGLEIGGKTGTAQKAAAHGGYGNKYLGSFVSFVPAVGPEYIVMVLVDEPEPSHYGGVVAAPAVKDVTLRMLSYLGRMPETVQLAKAPAASAAGMPAATPAAQTGPSRADQEILAIAQSKPATAKAVEVHAVPDFSGMPLRRVVEILAQKGIVPKLEGQGLVVNKQSPAPGAPWPGDKPSEFVLWLSRPS, via the coding sequence ATGCGCAGGACTCCCAAAGATCAACGCCAGCACGCCACCGTGCGCGACTGGAGCCGGGTCAAGCTCACCTGCGTGGGCGTCTTTTTCGCGTTGGCCTGGCTGGCCCTGTGGAGCCGGGCCGGCTATCTGCAGATCGTGGCCGGGCCGGAGCTGGCCCAGCAGGCCGTGCGCCAGCATGTCGCCTCGGAAGTGGACAAGGGCGCGCGCGGCGAGATCTACGACCGCACCGGCCGGCTACTGGCTAAAAGCGTGGAGATCGAGGCGCTTTTCGTGCGGCCCAAGGAGATCGTCGACGTCGATAAGACGGCGGCCTTCCTGGCCAAGGTGCTCCACATGAAGGAGCAGCGGGTCAAGAAAAAGCTCCAAAGCCCGTCCAGCATGGCCTACCTGTCCTGGCGCGTGGGCGACCGCACCGCCGCCAAGATCCGCGAGGCCAATCTCCCGGGCGTTTATTTCAACAAGGAGTTCGGCCGGTTTTATCCCAACGGCCATCTCGCCAGCCAGGTCATGGGCTTCGTCGGCGTCGGCGACGTGGGCCTGGAAGGCATGGAGAAATCCTTCGATGCCCGCCTGACCGGCCGCCAGGCCAAATACGTGGTCCAGCGCGACGCCGCTGGCCGACGTTTTTTCTTCGATTCCCAAGGTCGGGAACTGGCCGACATCAACGGCCATGACGTGCGGCTCACCATCGATTCCCAGATCCAGTTTTTCGCCGAGGAAGAGCTGGAAAAGGCCGTGGTCAACAACAACGCCAAGTCCGGCACCTGCCTGGTGGTCCATGTGCCCACAGGCGACATCCTGGCCATGGCCAACTATCCGTTTTTCAATCCCAACGTCGGGCGCGGCATAAGCCCCCGGGTGGCCCGCAACCACGCCGCCCTGGACGTCTGGGAGCCCGGCTCCACCATGAAGCCTTTGCTGGTGGCCGCTGCCCTCCAGGAACGCACGGTTAAGCCGACCTCGACGTTTAACTGCGAGAACGGCAAGTTCGGCCTGGCCGGCAAGGTCATCAAGGACACCCATTCCTACGGTGTGCTGCCCGTCAACATGATCCTGCGGGTGTCGAGCAACATCGGCGCGGCCAAGATCGGCTTGCAGCTGGGATCTCCTCGGCTGCACGCCTATTTCGAGAAGCTCGGCTTCGGCCGGCCCACGGGCCTGCCCATTTCCGGCGAGGGCAAGGGGCTTTTGCGGCCGCTCAAGAACTGGTCGGTTCTTGATCTGGCCACCTGCTCTTTCGGCCAGGGCGTGGCCGTCACCCCGGTCCAGATGGCCCAGGCCTTCCTGATCCTGGCCAACGACGGCGTGTACAAGCCCCTGCGTCTGGTGGCCGATCCCGACGAGGCCAATCCCCAGCGCCAGCCCTACCGCGTCTTCGACGCCGACGTGGCCCGCGCCGTCCAGCGGATGATGCGCGAGGTCGTCCACGAGGAACACGGCACGGGGCGCAACGCGCTGATCCCGGGCCTGGAGATCGGCGGCAAGACCGGCACCGCCCAGAAAGCCGCCGCCCACGGCGGCTACGGCAACAAGTATCTGGGTTCGTTTGTTTCCTTTGTTCCGGCTGTGGGTCCGGAATATATCGTCATGGTGCTGGTTGACGAACCCGAGCCAAGCCACTACGGCGGCGTGGTCGCCGCGCCCGCCGTCAAGGACGTGACCCTGCGGATGCTGTCCTACCTCGGCCGGATGCCCGAAACCGTGCAGCTGGCCAAGGCTCCGGCCGCGTCCGCCGCCGGGATGCCGGCCGCGACGCCGGCCGCCCAGACCGGGCCGTCCAGGGCGGACCAGGAGATCCTGGCCATCGCCCAGTCCAAGCCGGCTACGGCCAAGGCCGTGGAAGTCCATGCCGTGCCGGATTTTTCGGGAATGCCGCTGCGGCGCGTGGTCGAAATCCTGGCCCAAAAGGGCATTGTGCCCAAGCTTGAAGGCCAGGGACTGGTGGTCAACAAGCAAAGTCCGGCTCCGGGGGCGCCCTGGCCCGGGGATAAACCGTCGGAATTCGTGCTCTGGCTGTCCAGGCCGTCGTGA
- a CDS encoding FtsB/FtsL family cell division protein yields MGTLSKEWAISMAFSLALLLAFGLGLVWVNIERVDLAYELNKIQRQIDEMETLSAKLEVERNTLVTPARLRELAKEHGLGPARPGQIRRVAVNGEIEASPLVATAVEPAKAQAKPVAVDAAKAAKPAAVDAAKPSPKPVAAEAASAAPKPKPFKPAPAGEQ; encoded by the coding sequence ATGGGTACGCTTTCCAAGGAATGGGCCATTTCCATGGCCTTCAGCCTCGCCTTGCTGCTGGCCTTTGGCCTGGGGCTGGTGTGGGTCAACATTGAGCGCGTGGACCTGGCTTACGAGCTCAACAAGATCCAGCGCCAGATCGACGAGATGGAGACCCTCTCGGCCAAGCTCGAAGTGGAGCGCAACACCCTGGTTACCCCGGCCCGGCTGCGTGAGCTGGCCAAGGAGCACGGCCTCGGGCCGGCTCGTCCCGGCCAGATCCGTCGCGTGGCCGTAAACGGCGAAATCGAGGCCTCGCCCCTGGTCGCCACGGCCGTGGAGCCGGCCAAGGCCCAGGCCAAGCCTGTTGCCGTGGACGCCGCCAAGGCCGCCAAACCCGCCGCTGTTGACGCCGCCAAGCCGTCGCCCAAGCCCGTAGCCGCCGAGGCCGCAAGCGCCGCGCCCAAGCCCAAACCCTTCAAGCCCGCCCCGGCGGGAGAACAGTAG
- a CDS encoding UDP-N-acetylmuramoyl-tripeptide--D-alanyl-D-alanine ligase: MRLTLSEILAATGAVGDVGERGNPDIEAVRIDSRAVSPGSLFVCIPGERLDGHNFAVEAVSKGAAAVLADRPLAGLPEGTPVLLVRDTVAALGKLAKAWRERAQARLVAVSGSAGKTTVKELTAAILAKVGPTAKNYKNFNNKIGLPLSMLEAGETDRLWVMELGISAPGEMAPLAAIAEPDVAVIHNVGPAHLEALIDVAGVAAEKSRLFAALRPGGTALASMDYPELWAAAKAVRPDVRGMSVKGGSAPYRAKYQGALSEGRGRFFLRLDGLELEVVTPLTGGHFAENILAAAASARLLGATEEQIATGLESAVMPEQRFFCRRHGCYTLIDDTYNANPLSMRRAIAAAAEAAQGKPLVLVLGEMREMGVQAEDEHRKLGEEAAASGAKAVFYHGGHAQAVGEGLARKGYAGLFAVVDTPGMFTQTVASAGLRGGVYLFKGSRSMRMEEYLAALTHSIQKDATA, from the coding sequence ATGCGCCTGACCCTCTCCGAAATCCTGGCCGCTACCGGGGCCGTGGGCGACGTGGGCGAGCGGGGCAACCCCGACATCGAGGCCGTGCGCATCGACAGCCGGGCCGTTTCCCCGGGGAGCCTTTTCGTGTGCATCCCGGGCGAACGCCTGGACGGCCACAATTTCGCCGTCGAGGCCGTGTCCAAGGGCGCGGCCGCCGTGCTGGCCGACCGGCCCCTGGCCGGGCTGCCCGAAGGCACGCCGGTGCTGCTCGTGCGCGACACCGTGGCCGCCCTGGGCAAGCTGGCCAAGGCCTGGCGCGAGCGCGCCCAGGCCAGACTCGTGGCCGTGTCCGGCTCGGCCGGCAAGACCACGGTCAAGGAACTGACCGCCGCCATCCTGGCCAAGGTCGGGCCGACGGCAAAAAACTACAAGAATTTCAACAATAAGATCGGCCTGCCCCTGTCCATGTTGGAAGCCGGCGAAACCGACCGGCTGTGGGTCATGGAGCTTGGCATCTCGGCCCCGGGCGAGATGGCCCCCCTGGCCGCCATTGCCGAGCCCGACGTGGCCGTGATCCACAACGTCGGCCCGGCCCATCTGGAAGCGCTTATCGACGTGGCCGGCGTGGCCGCCGAGAAGTCGCGGCTTTTCGCCGCCCTGCGTCCGGGCGGCACGGCCCTGGCCTCCATGGACTATCCCGAGCTGTGGGCGGCGGCCAAGGCCGTGCGCCCCGACGTGCGCGGCATGTCGGTCAAGGGCGGATCGGCCCCGTACCGGGCCAAGTACCAGGGCGCGCTGTCCGAGGGCCGGGGCCGGTTTTTCCTGCGCCTGGACGGCCTGGAACTCGAAGTCGTCACCCCGCTGACCGGCGGGCACTTCGCCGAGAACATCCTGGCCGCCGCCGCCTCGGCCCGCCTGCTCGGCGCTACCGAAGAGCAGATCGCCACGGGCCTGGAATCCGCCGTCATGCCCGAACAACGCTTTTTTTGCCGCCGCCACGGCTGCTACACGCTCATTGACGACACCTACAACGCCAATCCGCTGTCCATGCGCCGGGCCATCGCCGCCGCCGCCGAGGCCGCCCAGGGCAAGCCCCTGGTGCTCGTTCTTGGTGAAATGCGCGAGATGGGCGTCCAGGCCGAGGACGAGCACCGCAAGCTTGGCGAAGAAGCTGCCGCCAGCGGGGCCAAGGCCGTGTTTTATCATGGCGGCCATGCCCAGGCCGTGGGCGAGGGACTGGCCCGCAAAGGCTACGCCGGCCTGTTCGCCGTGGTCGATACCCCGGGAATGTTCACCCAAACCGTCGCCTCGGCTGGACTGAGAGGCGGCGTCTACCTCTTTAAAGGCTCCCGCTCCATGCGTATGGAAGAGTATCTGGCGGCCTTGACCCACAGCATCCAAAAGGACGCCACGGCATGA